In one Pempheris klunzingeri isolate RE-2024b chromosome 8, fPemKlu1.hap1, whole genome shotgun sequence genomic region, the following are encoded:
- the cacng7b gene encoding voltage-dependent calcium channel gamma-7 subunit — protein sequence MSSCSSRALTILSTVFGACGLLLVGVAVSTDYWLIMVEGIILQQNQSMEVKMALHSGLWRVCFVAGSENGRCVASEYFTEPDIEITTENTANILKMVRTATPFPMVSLLFVFTAFVISNIGHIRPQRTILAFVSGIFFILSGLSLVVGLVLYISSINDEVMNRPREPEQFFNYHYGWSFAFAASSFLLKEGAGVMSVYLFMKRYAEEEMYRPHPALYRPRLSESSDYSGQFLHPESSWPPPKRARSTSEASSDISIQLNQAPPAPPKNSLQPGAHGSPPSGSSSAGSYQMPPSYPSTHTLPRSHSSHPQGQALPMAMPPSPVPPPHYHTHMHMSASPC from the exons ATGAGTTCGTGCAGCAGCCGTGCGTTGACCATCCTGTCCACAGTGTTTGGAGCCTGCGGGCTGCTGCTAGTGGGGGTGGCCGTGTCCACCGACTACTGGCTGATCATGGTGGAGGGCATCATCCTACAGCAGAACCAGAGCATGGAGGTGAAGATGGCGCTGCATTCGGGCCTCTGGAGAGTTTGCTTCGTGGCTG GATCAGAAAACGGAAGATGTGTTGCGTCAGAGTACTTCACCGAACCCGATATAGAGATCACAACCgaaaacactgcaaatatcCTCA AGATGGTGCGGACAGCCACGCCCTTCCCGATGGTGTCGCTGCTCTTTGTCTTCACGGCCTTCGTCATCAGTAACATCGGACACATCCGGCCTCAGCGCACCATCCTGGCCTTTGTGTCCGgcatcttcttcatcctctcag GCCTTAGTCTGGTGGTGGGCCTGGTGCTCTACATCTCCAGTATTAATGACGAGGTGATGAACCGGCCCAGGGAGCCCGAGCAGTTCTTCAACTACCACTATGGCTGGTCCTTCGCCTTTGCTGCCTCTTCCTTCTTACTCAAAGAG GGGGCCGGGGTGATGTCAGTCTATCTGTTTATGAAGCGCTATGCTGAGGAGGAGATGTACCGCCCACACCCTGCACTCTACCGCCCTCGTCTGTCCGAGAGCAGCGACTACAGTGGCCAGTTCCTCCACCCAGAATCCTCCTGGCCTCCGCCGAAGCGAGCCCGCAGCACCTCCGAGGCCTCCAGTGACATCTCCATCCAGCTCAACCAGGCACCACCAGCGCCGCCCAAAAACAGCCTTCAGCCAGGCGCCCACGGCAGCCCGCCTTCTGGTTCTTCTTCTGCAGGGAGCTACCAAATGCCCCCTAGCTACCCCTCCACGCACACCCTGCCCAGGTCGCACTCCTCACATCCCCAAGGCCAGGCTCTTCCCATGGCCATGCCTCCATCACCTGTACCTCCACctcactatcacacacacatgcacatgagcGCCTCCCCCTGTtag
- the cacng8b gene encoding voltage-dependent calcium channel gamma-4 subunit, with translation MVCEKGIQILLTTVGAFAAFGLMTVAIGTDYWLYSRALICNSTANVTQDDPHNKDKKDPGALTHSGLWRICCLEGVKRGVCSQINHFPEDADFDHDGAEYVLRVVRASNIFPILSAILLLMGGVCIAASRFYKSKRNIILGAGILFVAAGLSNIIGVIVYISAALGDISPKKDEDKKWQYSYGWSFYFGGLSFIMAEMVGVLAVNIYIEKNKELRCRSRTDIFKSTTHAMLRLPSYRFRRRSRSSSRSTDPSRSRDPSPVGGGGGKNFGLPPSALLSQGPISVSTLPNPHSRSHTALAGGDISLYTLSRDPKLGGLPPMYGTVDRATLYQLHNCFPKDGGGGGGVMMSGTLPSLKSHNPSNSSNSNAPMPNSVGSGPPPFTSSTVDRERGMGTLDRLKGDRESNSNTLNRKTTPV, from the exons ATGGTGTGTGAGAAGGGGATCCAGATCCTTCTCACCACCGTGGGGGCATTCGCTGCCTTCGGCCTGATGACGGTGGCAATAGGGACGGACTACTGGCTGTACTCCCGTGCCCTCATCTGCAACAGCACAGCCAACGTCACACAGGATGACCCCCATAACAAGGACAAGAAGGATCCTGGGGCGCTCACCCACTCTGGACTGTGGAGGATATGCTGCCTGGAAG GAGTAAAGAGAGGAGTGTGTTCTCAGATCAACCACTTCCCAGAAGATGCAGACTTTGACCATGACGGGGCAGAGTACGTCCTAC GGGTAGTCAGGGCTTCCAACATCTTCCCGATCCTCAGTGCCATCCTGCTGCTGATGGGGGGGGTTTGCATTGCTGCTAGTCGTTTTTATAAGAGCAAAAGGAACATCATCCTGGGGGCAGGAATTCTCTTTGTGGCTGCAG GTTTGAGTAACATCATTGGTGTGATTGTGTACATCTCGGCCGCACTGGGGGACATCTCTCCAAAGAAGGATGAGGATAAGAAGTGGCAGTACTCCTACGGTTGGTCCTTTTACTTTGGAGGTCTGTCCTTCATCATGGCTGAGATGGTGGGGGTGCTGGCTGTCAACATCTACATTGAGAAGAACAAGGAGCTGCGCTGCCGCTCTCGCACCGACATCTTCAAGAGCACTACGCACGCCATGCTCCGTCTGCCCAGCTACCGCTTCCGCCGCCGCTCCCGCTCCTCATCCCGCTCCACCGACCCCTCCCGCTCCCGAGACCCCTCACCTGTAGGGGGAGGTGGGGGCAAGAACTTCGGCCTGCCCCCCTCTGCGCTGCTGTCCCAGGGCCCCATCTCAGTGTCTACTTTACCAAACCCCCACTCTCGCTCCCACACGGCCCTGGCTGGAGGTGACATCTCCCTCTACACATTGTCCCGCGACCCCAAACTGGGGGGTTTGCCGCCCATGTATGGAACGGTGGACAGGGCCACGCTGTACCAGCTCCACAACTGCTTCCCAAaggatggtggtggaggagggggagtgaTGATGAGTGGTACACTTCCCTCGCTTAAGTCCCACAACCCTTCCAATTCTTCCAACTCCAACGCGCCGATGCCCAACTCAGTGGGCTCCGGCCCCCCACCCTTCACCTCGTCCACAGTTGACAGGGAGCGAGGGATGGGGACTCTGGACAGGCTgaagggagacagggagagcaACTCTAATACCCTCAATAGGAAGACAACGCCTGTGTAG